Genomic window (Oryza sativa Japonica Group chromosome 3, ASM3414082v1):
GGGGGGATGCGGTCGCTTGCTCCGGtagctgcggctgcggcggatgAGCGGGGGAGCAGGAGGGGGCAGTGGTAGGAGGTGGGGATGGACCTGGGTGGCGGGGTGGgggtggtgatggcggcggtggacgggggtggcggcggggagctcGGTGGGGGAGGGTTGCTCGGATCTAGGCTGATGAAGCACGGGAGGGGCAATGCGGGGGACCAGGAGCACGAATGGAGGCCGCCGGCGAAGCAGGCGAGGGGCGGGGACgcgtcctccgccgcggccgccgtggcggccgcggcggcggtgtccgAGGCGGTCAAGGTGGCGGCGCCGTTCCTGCTCGGGGCGTCATGTAGCCCCGGCCATGGCGGGGAGCAGATGCTCAGCTTCTCGTCCTCCGCCTCGTCGTgctcctccggcggcggtggcgccgccgtggccgctgcggcggcggctggcggggcGATGCCGCTGTACTATGGCACGCCTGCTTCTTGCTCAGGTGAGGATGGTGCAAAAATCTTTTcgtttcctttatttttttcttctttctgttCTGCTCGTCTGATTCGATTTGGTGATTGAAAAGCTTTCTGCTCCTTTTCAAGTATTATTGCTGTTTGATTCATCTCTCTTTGTTATAGatttattttccattttttatGCTACTTCTCTGCCTTTTTATTCGTTGCTATGCATCATGCTTGATCCTTGCTCACACTGGGATGGGATGGAGCTGATTTAgttttagtttttgtttttttcccacTTGGTTCTTTTACTATTGTGGTTTAGATTCGGATTTgcatcttgtattttttttgtttcatatttCTCATTTTTTTGTCTCCTTTTGACTAGATCACTGACTGCGAATAGCTCACTTCCTCTGAAATAGACCAGTTTATTATCTTTAGCATAGATGAGTGTGAGTATAAACTAGTTCTTGATTTTTTCTTGATACTGGAGTATAAGTTTCCTGTTCTTTTCAGTGACATCCACAAACGCTTTCTTGTCCTCATCGGTGCGGATCGGGCGTATTCTCTTTCGTCATACCTTTTGCCGAAACTAAAGGAGAAAGCACATATATGGATGAGAAAAGTCGTGATCTTTAGCATTATATCACTACTATTTCTACTACGTTTTTCTCACTAGGGAAGAAAGAAAGGTTAAagtaggaaaaataaaaacatgcaAGAAAGGTTTCAAGTAAACAATGCGGCAAACGCGAATCAAGCTTTGCTGCAACGGATCGAACATGTGGTTGGTTGGTGACTTTTTATGCACACGCCACCTACAAATCCGTGCTGCTTCTGATCCTTGCAGCCACTTTGCTTCAGATTTTTGTGTCTTTTGCTTGCCCCTATCTATGTTATATCTTGCACAAGGATCGTGTTTAGGAAACACATGCATCTGGATGGTGGTCGTCGTCTCGTCTTCTATAAAGTACATGTGTGTTTTGGCTGTGCCTTGTTGGCTTGCACTGCCTAGCTTGTTGCTCATCTCCTTGGTGTATCTGGCTGCAGGATTGAGCTCAGTGAGCTTGAGCAGCAGCATGCAGGGTGCAATGGCCAGGGTGAGGGGTCCCTTCACGCCGTCTCAGTGGATCGAGCTGGAGCACCAGGCGCTGATATACAAGTACTTGGCTGCGAATAGCCCTGTACCACACAGCCTCCTCATCCCCATCAGGAGGAGCCTCACATCGCCCTACTCACCTGCCTACTTTGGCTCAAGCACATGTAAGCCAAGAAATGGGAAAGGAAGCAGATCAACCGAATGCTTTCTTGGCTTTAGTTCCTTTCATCATGGACTGATATTTATGATAAAAGCTGTTCCATTCCCTGATCTTGGTTGCATTGCCCTTGGTTGGGTTTTTGCTTTGCAGTGGGATGGGGATCTTTCCAGCTGGGCTACTCCGGCAGCGCGGATCCGGAGCCCGGCCGGTGCCGCCGGACGGACGGCAAGAAATGGCGGTGCTCGAGGGATGCGGTCGCCGACCAGAAGTACTGTGAGCGACACATGAACCGGGGACGCCACCGTTCAAGAAAGCATGTGGAAGGCCAGCCTGGCCATGCCGCGAAAGCGATGCccgcggcggtggcagcagccGCTGCCTCTGCTACCCAGCCTAGTGCTCCGGCCGCCCACAGTGGCGGAGCTGTTGCTGGCCTCGCTATCAACCATCAGCACCAGCAAATGAAGAACTACGCTGCCAACACTGCCAATCCTTGCTCTCTGCAATATAGCAGGTAGAATGTTGGCAGCACTTTCAAGCTCCAAATATTGCTTTTAGTCAATCATGTAGCCAATGCTTAAGCTCAAGACGTCAAGTTTCGCTTTTGCCATTTTGCATGGATATTCCATTTCCGTACATATTTGCCTGCCGGCATCCACCAAATAATAAAGATAGAAGGTAATTTAGTTACCTAGTTTATTTAGCTACCATGATTGGAGATGAGCCCCAAAGATAAGCTATTAATCATTTACCAGCAATTAAACAAGTCCATTATTTACATTGCTCATCTATGTACTCTGGTAGCCCTAAAGGTACTTGTTTTGTGAGTAGAGTGGCCGTTGAAGAACTGCCATACTAAAGGAACAACTGCTATATGCTGTATTAACTACTTCACTAATGAATCACTTGTTGATCAAACTTCTACAGGGATCTGGCAAACAAGCATAATGAGAGTGAACAAGTGCAAGACTCAGACAGTCTCTCGATGCTGACTTCCATTAGCACGAGAAATACGGGCAGCCTGTTTCCGTTCTCAAAACAACATAATCCTTTTGAAGTGTCCAACTCAAGGCCAGATTTTGGCCTAGTATCACCTGATTCACTGATGAGTTCTCCTCATAGCTCCTTGGAGAACGTCAATTTGCTCACTTCGCAGAGTCTGAATGAACAACAGAGTTCAGTTTCCCTTCAACACTTTGTGGACTGGCCAAGGACACCTGCACAAGGAGCTCTCGCATGGCCTGATGCTGAAGACATGCAAGCTCAGAGAAGCCAGCTCTCAATATCTGCTCCAATGGCGTCTTCTGACCTGTCATCAGCCTCAACATCTCCCATCCATGAGAAGCTGATGTTGTCACCACTTAAACTGAGCCGTGAATATAGTCCTATTGGTCTCGGTTTTGCAGCAAATAGAGATGAGGTTAACCAGGGAGAAGCAAACTGGATGCCTATGTTCCGTGATTCTTTGATGGGCGGACCATTGGGAGAGGTTTTAACCAAGAATAACAACATGGAAGCAAGGAATTGCCTATCGGAGTCTCTGAATCTTTTAAATGATGGCTGGGATTCAAGCTCAGGGTTTGATTCATCCCCAGTTGGTGTTCTGCAGAAGACCACCTTTGGATCAGTATCCAGTAGCACCGGAAGCAGTCCTAGACTGGAGAATCATAGTGTTTATGATGGCAACAGTAACCTGCGGGATGATCTCGGTTCAGTTGTTGTAAATCATCCGAGCATCCGCCTGGTGTGAGCTTCTTGATCAACAAAAAATGCAACAAGATGACAGGCATGAGGAAACGATTCAATCAGTCTTCACCTTGTTACATATCGTTATGACGTCTTCAAGTGTGAGCATTTACCTCGGTGCTTTGTCATTCAGACTAATCTTGTGTTTTTGGTATTTCTGCTCTGTTATTTTTCCTTTGCTTTGTAACCTTCACCTTGGATCTTGACGTGATATGACGTGTGGTATGGATGGATTTGGTACTCCATTGTGGCATATCATCTTAAAATATCCCATGCTGTGACGTCATAATCGCGGATGAATGTAATCCGATCCTTGTCTTGCTTTCTGGTAGTATTCAATGGATTGTTTGTGAGCTGATATAAGTATTCCTCTTGACTTCTTGATGCTTGTTGGTAATTTTAGTTGGTCCATGCGGCATTCGTGTAGTGTTTCACTGGTATTTCGTGTACGGACTGTTCTGTTTGTCTCCCAATTATTGGACCATATATTCGGTGTATACTAGTTTTGCATAGTACTTCTACTTTGTTTGCAGTCACTAAACTAGACAAATGAGAACTATAGTTAGGTCAGTTTGGACGAGGCaattggggtttttttttttttttggggggggggggggtccttGCGATTAAATCTGTGCAAAATTCTGACCAAATAGTTTAGCATTGCTTTTTGGAGCCTGAGGGCGGTCTTTCTTTTCCCACTATTATTGACAGAGTGGACTAGTGGTCTAATCCAGTTCTGATTGTACTCCCAACCAACAGCCTCACCAGAATACAATGATACAAATTTCAGGACCATTCACCACCAGCCTTTTCTTCCTCTTTTAACAGCTGCCAAGCCCTGCAAAAAGAGACCAGCCTCCCTCTAGCTTGTGTAACTACCCAATGTTCatcactgcatgcatgcatccatggcCAGCCTCTACTCCACCACAGGCAGCAAGCAAGCACTGTGTGGTTTTCTCCCTTTTGATGATTTGCTCTACAGTAGCCTACAGTAGAATGATTCATCATCAGCAGCAATAGCAGCTAGCTAGGCTTGCAGTTGCACTGGTGTGCAAGATGAGAGCCCTGATGCCATTTGCCACCTGCTTTTTATGCACCCAGAAGACTCAAAAGCGATCCATGCATTGCATACCACACACATGGATGGATAGATGATAGTAGTGTTCTTCCTCCAGGAATGGGCTGACCTGGGTGACTCCTTGATTGCTCACCTGCTAGACATgtcaatatttttatttttttttcattttcttgtgCTTATTTTACTTTGTTTCTCATGCCTATTCTGATTATTTGAAGGAGAATGTTCACTGCTGGATGCAAATTACTGGTTTTGTTTGGAGGCACAGAAAGGGAAAATTTTTGACACAGAGGGGTTTCCCCGTTTTTCCTGCCTGCCCGTCACGTGTGCTCGCTAGCTTGTGTTTGGACAAAAGTCGCGCGCGTGCAATACATTACTGAAAAGCAATGCACTCGTGTGTACTAGCAGTACAGGTAAAGAATGCTTCCGTGTTTATACTATCCGAATGTTTTCGTACTTGCCCCAGCATTAGTGTGAGCTTAGCCGCACTATCAGGTACAGGTTCACACCACTGCCTTGTGTCTTCCAGAAAACGCAGTACTAGTACTACGCATGAGTCACAGTGCGGCTGCATTTCACGGACGTTCTTGTGTTCACGAGACCGACTGCAAACGCCATTCAGAAAACGACCTGAACCGACGCCGAAATCGCCGAGCCGATCACGCAACGCAACGCATGCCAAAGCAGTAGTCGATCGAGCCGAGTCGATCGCTCGCGTTGTGTGTGGCGTTGCAGAGTACGTGTGCGCGCTGCACCACGTAGCGATCTCACGGGCGGAGCAGTGGGCATCGGAGTGAAGAGGCGCGAAAGGAACAGCAACGACACGTCCACGCCTCCTTGCTCACATGCCAAGGTAAAGATTACGTGCCAAGGTCGGCCACGGTCGCACGAGAGCTGAGTACTTGATCGTCGCGTATAAAAAACCTCGACGGCGTTAGTAAAAAACTTAactcgtcgatcgatcgatcggagtGAGCCGGTGAAACGGGAGAAGAACACGAGATGAGCCGGAGGAGCGGCGTGGCGACGAGCCGCCGGACCAGGCGGGCCGCCGAGCAGGaggtgcagccgccgccgctgtttgcCGCGAACCCGATCTTCCTGTGCGAGGACGACGGCTCGGCGGGGCGGCTGATCAAACCGGGCGGCGGCGTACGCGGCTACGGGCCGGGCTCGCTGCACGCGCTCGTGcgaggccgcggccgcggccgcgacgtggcggcggacgacgacgacgacgacggtggcaaCAAGATGCTGCCGTTGCCGCTGCCACCGTGCAGGGCCCACCGCGAGGGGCGTGGTGGGACCCGGGTTCCCACGGCGTGGCACGTTGGGCCCACGATCGTGGTGGGCCCGCATGGCGCGGTGGTGAGGatccgtgcgccgccgccgcctcagcaGCATGACCCGTTCCTGGCCGCCTACGTGGCGTGCACCAagggccgcgccggcgccggcaacaagaagaagaagaagaaagccaaggcggccgcgcgcggcgggTGCGGCATGTGGAACGGGTGGGCGTCGGGCGCGAGGTACGCACGGGTGATGTCGTGCAGGCACGGCGGTGCCGTAACCGTGCTGCAGGGCGCCACTCctcttcccgccgtcgccggctatGCCGAGTCGCCGGCGCACCCCACGCTGGACCTGTCCCGCCTGCCGGCGGTGCTGCCGGGGAGGAGACGGGTGCACAACTGAGGACAGATCGTGTACTCGTACGTGGCCGGTGCATGTGTACATTGATACTACTGCCATGACGTCGTGTGCAAAGAATTAAGAAAGTAGTAGTCCATATTTGCCCAAATATTGTCAGTCCAAAAATATAATGGGCCGTATCAGCCCTAAAAGTAAAATTTTAGCCCAAACAGTAGTATGGGCCGGGTCACAATTGTCAAAGCTTTACAACGCAATAAAATCTGGATGTCAATGTCATATCatatgaagaccgagtcaaattagccacgtatgcGCCACGACAGCTAAAATCACCGTCCAAACATATTGCACCGTTTTAGACAGTTGAGGGACCTGTTGTATCTGATTTTTTGGTTCAAGGAGGAGAATGTTAAGTTAAGGgatctcagatgaacttattccataaaATCTCGTTTATGATTCGTTGGGCCACGGATTGCGTAGGGCGCAAagtgcaccgccgccgctacaTCCGAGGGTGCTTCGTGCCTTCGTCTGCTCGCTTCATCTGCTGGGCGGTGGCTCGgctgctccggctccggctccggggAGAATCCGGCGTGAGCGATTGGGGAGTGGGCCTGCCTCGACGGCGTTGAAGCGGGACCGCCGGGATGTCGCCAGCCGCCACCTTCTCGGCGCTGCTCCgcgggctgccgccgccgcggggccggcgcctcctcgtcgccgccgccgcgcgagcGCACAGCACGGCCGGCGGGAGCCGCGCGCGCGGTGGCCTGCCCCGTTTCCATTCCCCGACGCTCCCTTCGTCCAAGGCAAGCGCGCGCTTCATTCATTGTCCCCTGCTCGGCTGCTCGACACGTCCATCTGGGTCGGCGTGGTCATTTCGTCGAGCACCTCGTGCTCAATAGGTTCAGCATGTCGTAAGCTTTCTTGGTAGTTGGTAGACTATGACCACTAGAGAAATGTTCGTCCCCGTTGTCGTGGGAAGACATTGTCTGTCGTGTAGACTGTAGAGTGTAGAGCGCTGTTCCTTCACTTACCCCATAGGCATTTTGCCGATCAGGTGGTGTGCGTGGGTTTTCTGCGTGATGTTCCATTCCTTAATATCAGCTGTATGCCTGTATCTAATATAGGTATTTCCTTTCAGGGTGAAGAGGTTCGAATCCAAGGAGACGAATTCTGGCACATGACAAGAGTCTTGCGCCTTGGCATAAATGACAGGTCTGTCTTATTGCTCTGCATGAGTGTAAATTTGCTGCGGTGAATTCCAGCTTCAATTCATCAATGCTAGATTATTTAGTAGAAATTCTATCCACCGCTGATCCTAAGAGTCCGAAGTTTGGAAATAATTTGATTGCTGCATATGTTCATATGATAAGCCATATGTGTAAAATTTTCAGCTTTTACTTCGAGGCaccaaatttatttatttattatgagtCTGATTACTATTTGTGTACATATTGAAACTTTATATGAAAACTTGGAAGGGTTGAACTATTTGATGGCGCGGGTGGTTTGGTTGAAGGATCTATACAAAAAGTTGACAAAGGCGGTTCAGATGTGAAGTTGCTTGAGGATGCTAGACTCATTGCTCCTGATGGCATTCAATGGCATGTTTATGCTGCATTTGGTGAGTCCCATAAATTATGCGCACTTACTGTGAATACAGGGTAGTTTTCTTCTCCATAGCTTACCATTTTATAATTCCATTCCCCAGGGACATTGAAAGGTGGACGTGCAGATTGGCTTGTAGAGAAATGTACTGTATGTTATGTACAATTTTGGGTGTCTTGTCTCTTCACAATCTACTTCTAAACATTATTTTACTCTTTCTCTGTTTAGGAGCTTGGAGCTTGTAGTGTTACACCTCTTCTTACAGAGCGATGCCATACAATAGCAGAAAATAGAGTTGACAGATTGCAAAGGCTTGTGTTAGCTGCAGTTAAACAATGTATGTGTCTCTGTTGGCACCAAGATTTCAGAGCAAAATGAACTGAAATAAATTGACAGCATTACTCTTGTTTCTTTAGGCCAGAGAATACATGGAATGTTGCTGAATCCCCCAATTCAGATAGCTGACCTTCAGCCTGTTGTAAGT
Coding sequences:
- the LOC4333990 gene encoding growth-regulating factor 6, producing MDLGGGVGVVMAAVDGGGGGELGGGGLLGSRLMKHGRGNAGDQEHEWRPPAKQARGGDASSAAAAVAAAAAVSEAVKVAAPFLLGASCSPGHGGEQMLSFSSSASSCSSGGGGAAVAAAAAAGGAMPLYYGTPASCSGLSSVSLSSSMQGAMARVRGPFTPSQWIELEHQALIYKYLAANSPVPHSLLIPIRRSLTSPYSPAYFGSSTLGWGSFQLGYSGSADPEPGRCRRTDGKKWRCSRDAVADQKYCERHMNRGRHRSRKHVEGQPGHAAKAMPAAVAAAAASATQPSAPAAHSGGAVAGLAINHQHQQMKNYAANTANPCSLQYSRDLANKHNESEQVQDSDSLSMLTSISTRNTGSLFPFSKQHNPFEVSNSRPDFGLVSPDSLMSSPHSSLENVNLLTSQSLNEQQSSVSLQHFVDWPRTPAQGALAWPDAEDMQAQRSQLSISAPMASSDLSSASTSPIHEKLMLSPLKLSREYSPIGLGFAANRDEVNQGEANWMPMFRDSLMGGPLGEVLTKNNNMEARNCLSESLNLLNDGWDSSSGFDSSPVGVLQKTTFGSVSSSTGSSPRLENHSVYDGNSNLRDDLGSVVVNHPSIRLV
- the LOC4333991 gene encoding uncharacterized LOC4333991, giving the protein MSRRSGVATSRRTRRAAEQEVQPPPLFAANPIFLCEDDGSAGRLIKPGGGVRGYGPGSLHALVRGRGRGRDVAADDDDDDGGNKMLPLPLPPCRAHREGRGGTRVPTAWHVGPTIVVGPHGAVVRIRAPPPPQQHDPFLAAYVACTKGRAGAGNKKKKKKAKAAARGGCGMWNGWASGARYARVMSCRHGGAVTVLQGATPLPAVAGYAESPAHPTLDLSRLPAVLPGRRRVHN
- the LOC4333992 gene encoding uncharacterized protein — its product is MSPAATFSALLRGLPPPRGRRLLVAAAARAHSTAGGSRARGGLPRFHSPTLPSSKGEEVRIQGDEFWHMTRVLRLGINDRVELFDGAGGLVEGSIQKVDKGGSDVKLLEDARLIAPDGIQWHVYAAFGTLKGGRADWLVEKCTELGACSVTPLLTERCHTIAENRVDRLQRLVLAAVKQCQRIHGMLLNPPIQIADLQPVVSQSKLAFVASAESPPLLSTLPKSCNEESGLLIVGPEGDFTEEEVNVLKASGAVPVGLGPCRLRVETATISLLSALMLWSDAHRQETLKCR